TGAATAAAGCCTACTCTGATTTATTTTGCAAGTATATAGATTGTATCTGCAATAAAACCAAACTAGTAATTTATTTTCTATGATTTATGAAAAAGTGAAGACCGATCTGTTTTTGTGGTTTCTTTGTGAGTTAGGGCAATGTTATTTCACCTTTGCTTATTATACTCAGACATGTAATGCATGTTGCTTTTGCTAGCCATCTTTACATAGTTGTAATTGAAGGATATAATGAGACGAACTGTGAGAATGTTGGCTGCATTCAATCATATAGAGGTTTTTAATCCTCGTAAGGATTTTTGGGAAGTTCTGGTATAATTGTGATGTTGCCCTTTAATAGTGCATGTTGGAATAATACATAACATGCAGTAGGCCAATTTCAGCTGGCCTGGTAGTACCTTGGCCATTGGAATATACTGTAGTCATCGAGAGTTTGGAGATCCAATTGATTTTGACTGCTAATTAGTTTAATATCATATAATGTACTGACACGACATGGAAACAAAGTTTGCAAAAGGgtttattgttttatattttttcgGTCTTAGGGCTTCATAATTAAACTTGGTTTCTTGTTTTTGCGTCAATCCTCTAATTATTACTTTCTAGGATATGACAACAATGTTACATTTGCTTGTTGGGCTTATGTGATATTCATTGAAGTTTCCTCGGATGGTTTAAAAGTTACAAATTTCTGTGCAAACCTTCCTTCTTACCCAATCAAAGGTCATAAAGTGTAAAATGAGAAAGATACCACAAAAATTAGAAATGCTTGGTTTCAGAGTAATGTATATAAGTGCTGTTGGCAGATAATTAATCTGAATATCATATTTATTAGATATCATTGTGAATTTATAATTCTGGTTGTTTTGTATGCATTCATTGTTATTCTTTTTCATTTTGGTCTTTGTTTAGACGCAGGGAATGAGGACTGGTGTGGTTCCCTATACTGGTGTACTTTCTGCTTTAAGAAGAATTGTACATGAAGAAGGCTTGCGAGGGCTGTACAGGTCGGTGATTGGGTTCCACTCTGTTTTGAATAATTTTCGAGCTTTCCATCAATTGCAATCTTAAAACAAATTTACATTTTCCATTTACCATTGgtgtcataaaattattttcatttgatTTGAAACAGTGGAGTTTTGCCTTCCTTGGCTGGGATTAGTCATGTTGCAATTCAGTTTCCAGCATATGAAAAGATCAAATCATATATGGCAAAAAAGGGTAAATGAGttcatttttttatttcctttttatgtAAATTATTTCGTTGGTGGTCCTGAtcatattaattttttcaaatttctCTATTGTCAGGAAATACAACTGTTGATCGTCTAACTCCAAGTGATGTTGCAATTGCCTCATCCATATCAAAAGTGCTTGCCTCTATTATGACTTACCCACATgaggtgtgttttggttggttttTGATATATGTTGTTTCATGGATCATGTTGTGCTTAGTTTGTGTTTTTATTATGATCAGGTAATTCGATCAAGGCTTCAAGAGCAAGGGCAGGCGAGGCACACCGAAGTCCAATATGCAGGGGTGGTTGATTGCATTAGAAAGGTTTTCCGGAAGGAAGGTGTTTCTGGCTTTTACCGTGGGTGTGCAACCAATCTCCTGAGAACAACACCATCAGCTGTCATTACATTTACCAGTTACGAGATGATACACCGATTTCTGCACCAGGTATTACCTCCTGAAAGGAAGAAATCTGAGGCTGGGCCTAGGTCTGATGGCCATGTGAACAATTCATGGCCAAATAAGAGAGCCAGTGCGGAAGAAAGTAAGATATCGCAAACTCACCCAAATAAGATTACACCTTAAAATCCCTGTTTGGTAGGGTAAGTCTTTACTGCTTTCTCCCCTGgtagaaaatttttcataaaagaaaTTGAAAGCTTGTTACTCAAatgttaaaattgaataaaagtgtttttttttttttaaaaaaagagtaAAATAAAAATTGCTTTATTTGTTAGTGTAAATGCTTAATTTAAATgaggtcaagttgtaatatacGTTAATGTATACAAATACCTAAATAagctataaaatattaaatttacttGAATCCCAAGTGTTAGCTTATTGATTGGatgtttatttttttagaaataaTTTGAGTTCAAATCATCGTTGtaccaaaaatatatattaaattaacttCTTTAGTTATAGACTTATCTTTATTATGTAAGATAACGGtttcaataattaaattaaaataagttGATTTGTTTCCATGCCATTTTACATGCAGATAGAAATTTCTATATTACctaatttagttatttttgtgGTCGATAATAATAAGAAAAACTCAGGACATATATTTTGATTAGTAAAAGGAGACatgaaaaattttgatttatacAAAACAATATAATAAAGAAGGATATAGAAGTTGATGGCTTCGAAAAAGACATAGATGAATCAAAAGTTCTATATCTTATATATGTGGgggaaaattgaaaaaaagaaagaaagaggatATGGTATGTGTATATAAGTGGATTGATTGAAGTAAGAATATAAATGGGATTGGAATTACCTTGGTAGGAAAATGATTGTAGCATTGATGCTAGTTAAAGGTGTGCATGGGTTGGGTTTCGGCCAGGCTCAATTAAAAATTTAGACTCGTTTGCTAGGCTTGGACCTGTCCTGGCCtaaaaaatgggcttaaaattttactcaagccCGACttggataaaaatgttaaaacttgGGCCTGACCCGacccgcccatattaatttttatataatttttaaaaatatataatacatcaaaaataataaaaacatcaaaataaatatttctcaacaaattgaaaataaattttaaaaaatatgtgtacttaaataatactaagataaATTTAACTTAACAATCAAATGCCTctacaataataacaaaattaacaaatgtctttaaaataataacaaaattaacaataaaataaattttatacaatatacaaacaataataataaaatagtagcaatataatagtaaaatagtagcaaaattgagataaaataataagaaaataatattaaaaatatttttttgtcctTTATTAAATTCGGGTCAGACTGGACCGGGCTcaggccaaaaatgccttactTGAGGCTCGGtctattttttaaacgggccttatttttttctaAATCTATTTTTctggcctatatttttacctaaaccctcccacatttaGGGCGAACCTTCGAGTCGGGCTAGACGACCGACCTATGAACAGGTCTAATGCCAATAACATGAGGAAGGTCATGCCATGATCTACCACCTGAATTGAAAAGCCCTCACCATAATTATTTCCTCTCATTTCCTTCATCTCAGATGAAATTGGATATGAGATTAATAGTAATGAGATTTATCAATATTATTATACGTTTTGCTTGACCTATACCCACGAGCATAAGGATAATAATTATTTAAGTAAACTAATATCTTGAAAGAGAAAAAGGCAGTAAAAAGGCGTCAGGAAGAAAACATGTCCACTCCCTGAGCTGAGAAagatgaataaataataaaaggaacAATTTGATATATTTACATAACCTTCAATGTTTAGTGTAACTTCAACATTTTGCTAGCTTTTTTCTTTTTCCCACCATACAATAAAACCTCCCCACTAATAAGGGAGCCTTAATTTTTGGCTTTTTTATTTCAA
This window of the Gossypium arboreum isolate Shixiya-1 chromosome 12, ASM2569848v2, whole genome shotgun sequence genome carries:
- the LOC108477075 gene encoding nicotinamide adenine dinucleotide transporter 1, chloroplastic-like, whose product is MGSDGGGQSSHPLKITVRELICHACAGATAGAIAATFVCPLDVIKTRLQVHGLPTASKTGVRDSVIITSLQHIIKTEGLKGLYRGLSPTIIALLPNWAVYFTVYEQLKGLLTPHDNNSAQLTIGENMVAAAGAGAATAITTNPLWVVKTRLQTQGMRTGVVPYTGVLSALRRIVHEEGLRGLYSGVLPSLAGISHVAIQFPAYEKIKSYMAKKGNTTVDRLTPSDVAIASSISKVLASIMTYPHEVIRSRLQEQGQARHTEVQYAGVVDCIRKVFRKEGVSGFYRGCATNLLRTTPSAVITFTSYEMIHRFLHQVLPPERKKSEAGPRSDGHVNNSWPNKRASAEESKISQTHPNKITP